A segment of the Penaeus monodon isolate SGIC_2016 chromosome 38, NSTDA_Pmon_1, whole genome shotgun sequence genome:
atttatacttatacagtatatatattatatgtatgtacacacacacacacacacacacacacacacacacacacacacacacacacacaacaaatatatatatatatatatatatatatatatatatatatatctatatatctatatatatatctatatatatatatacatatatattgatatatatatatatattgatatatgtgtgtgtgtgtgtgtgtgtgtgtgtgtgtgtgtgttttgtgtggtgtgtgtgtgtgtattagtgtagtatttataataatatatatatatatatatatcatatctatctatatatatatgtgtggtatatatatataaatgatatatatgtatatatatatatatataaatatattatatatattatatattatatatatatatatataatatatatatatatatatttgtgtttttgtttttgtttactatatataagtatatatatatataatatatatatataatattatattatatatatatattatgttgtggtgtggtgtgtgtgttttgtgtgtgtgtgtgtgtgtgtgtgtgtgcgtgttgagtgtgtgtgagtgatgtgtgtgtgtgtgtgtgtgtgtgtgtgtgtgtgtgtgtatgtgtgtgtgtgtgtgtgtgtgtgttgttgtgttgtgtttgtatgtgtgttgtgtgtgtgtgttttttgttatatgatattaaatatatgtaaatatatatatatatatatatatatatatatatatatatatatatatatatatatatataatatatatatatatatatttatatatatttatatatatagtagtatataatgatataatagtatagaacacacactataacacacacacacacacacacacacacacacacacacacacacacataaaaacacaaccacacaagaacaaaaacaaaaaaaacaaacaacaagaaaaaaacacacacacacaatatatatatattatatatatatatatatatatatatatatatataatatatatatatatatatatatatatatatatatatatatatgtattatatatatatatatatgatagatagtagatagatagatagacagatgatagtgatagatagatgatatccatatctatatctatatatattaatatatacataagaattatatatatatatatatatatatatatatatatatataatatatatatacttatatatatatatataataatatatgtataatattatatagatatataatatatatatatatatatatatatatatatatatatatatatatatatatgattatataaatatatatatataataaaatatatatatatatatacacaatatatatatatatatatatatatatacatacacatgtgtgtgcgtgtgtgtgtgtctttgtgtgtgtatgtgtgtgtgtgcgtgagagagagagagagagagagacagagagagagagagagggagagagagaagaaggagagagagagagagaggaagaaaaggagagagagagagaggagagagagagagagagagagagagaggagagagagagaggagagagagagagagagaggagagagagagagagagagagagagagagaaagagaggggacgaTTAGGGGTGAGGCGTTAAATGATGGCGAGCGGGGATCAGAGAGGGAGAGTAGCAGATATTACTGGAGAAAAtaatggaagagaaaataaaatgaaacgttAAAACATTTACAGTACATGTACagaacacatatatttaaatatgcgcaaggaaaagaaaaaaatctatatatgtgtatatgtatatacatataatatatatatatatatatatatatatatatatatatatatatatatatatatatatatatatattaaacacacacacacacacacacacacacacacacaaacacacacacacgcattgacACTAAATGgggtatataatatgatgtaatacatacatataatatatataaataattattatatattataaaaatgataatatatatatatatatatatatatatatatatattagatatataatatatatatatatatatatatatatatatatatagtaatatacgtatcataataatctattttatctaaaaaaataaacatttaacttgacaagtatattattataagtatgtaccacacacacacacacacacacaacaacacacaacacacaccacaatagatattatatatatagataatagttatcagatatatatatatcattcattctatatatatataatatatatataacaatatatcaatatatgaaatatatactataatatatatatataatatatatatattatactgatatattatattacacacacatcacaacaattttatatctatagatctatatatatatatctatattatattacatatataccacacatatatatatatatgtctaattagctatatatatatactatatatacttatgataatatgtatataataggtgaataatataatatatggtgaggtgtgtgtgtgtgtattattatagtatattttatatatattataatctaatatatataatagatatagtatataatattacgtatatataatatatataagtatatgtggtggtggtgtgtacatttcattatataaatattgatattatttatatatattatgatagatattaatatcataataaataatagttatgttataatatagattaaatatatatatatatattattatatatatataaatatattatatataatatatatatatatataatataatatatattatatataataataatattatatatatatataaatataatataatatatatacatataattaagtatggtgtggtgtgtgtgtggtgtgtgtgtgtgtgtgtgtgtgtgtgtgtgtgtgtgtgtgtgtgtatgtgtgtgtgtgtgtgtgtgtgtgtgtgtgtgtgtgtgtgtgaatgtgtgtgtgagtgtgtgtgagtgtgtgtgtgtgtgtgtgtgtgtgtgtgtgtgtgtgtgtgtgtgtgtgtctgtgtgtgtatatgcatattcaaatttgtaaatatatatatatacatacatatatatatatatatatatatacatacatgttatatatatatatatatatatatattatatatatatatatatatatatatatatttcaggttTCATCCTGCTGTTCTGCCAGCCGTGGTTGCTGCCGACACGTGAGATTTTCTTAGACCTCCCCGGGTGAGTGACTTGGgataaagggtaataataagagaaggataaatattttctattattttcttatttcactgTTAATCCGAGTGATCACAAAGTATCAGTTTTAGGATGATTAccgtatacaaacacacgtatattgACGGGAagttctctctcttatataaattTGATTTTGTTAAGGATTCTCCGAAGAGTCATTCGAATCCTACGAGTCGGGAGAAGCCAAGTACGACTTCAGTTATGCCGTTCAGCACGAAGACTCCTGGCAACGACTTCGGCACGAGGTGCGTGGGCGTGTGGGGAACACATCTCGGGGATCGTATACGTGAGGCTTTCCGCCCGTTGCAGAGGTGTCAAGTACTTGTGGACGGGACTCGGTTACGTGGCTGAGGTCaatacgagggcgaggctcgtttCCCCGACTCTACGAGTCTGCTTCCTTCGAGTCCAGATACAGGACCAAGGCCAGTCTACACCTAGGCTCATAACGAGTCAAAGTAAATTATCAATTCTTCATAGTGGATCTTGATCGCGACATGGATTATTTGatgacaaatatttatgtatatttattacaaaattataaatgaagCACGAATGcatgatttttaaataatacagaCACAGATTTTAGAAATCAGTATATATCTGCTAACGTAACGGACACCACTAAACCATTAATCATTACACTTAGGAAATGCCATAATAAACTTcacatattttagaaaatatatatacagtaagatAAGCATTAAGTGTCAAGCTAATTAGaatcaagaatcgaaaaaaaaatcatatactgcATAGACAAAGTTCAGTCTAGTATATAttaatgatgtgtgtgttgtgtgtttgtgtattgatggaatattatatgaattataaaatatatatattatatatatataatatatataatatatatatatatatatatatatatattatatatatatatatatatatatatatataatatatatatatatatatatatataatataaaatacataatatatatatagacaaatctatatatataaatatatataatatatataaattatatatatatatatatatatatatatatatatgtattataatatatatatatttattatattatatatttatattatatattatatatatgtggtgtgtgtgtgtgtgtgtgtgtgtgtgtgtgtgtgtgtgtgtgtgtttataatatactatattgtatatatgtatagtatctattatatatctatctatatctatatctattatccattccattatacatatcatatctatctatctaatctatctatctatctatcatattattatctattatactattattattatcatatctatatatacatctatatatatatctatattatatatctatctatagcaaatcaaagaattatatatagatagtaatgatatgtttattgatagtatatatatatatgttaatatatttaaattattttgcattatatatataatatatatcatatatgtattataaatatcatctatttattatctatcatattatatttatctatctataatatctatctatcattatatattatcatatatacatatatacacacacatatactcacacactcatgaattaatataaatactaaaaagaaacaaagcatCAACAAACTACAGTAATCATCACAAACAAATCTACAccaattattacaataaaaaaatattatttagctttcaatatataacaatattagatCCTTCGTTATTCATTCTTTGTATTGAGAAGAGAATCATGAACAATAGGTAGTAGAAACAACGCCCTAAGTGTTTTGATATGAttagaaacgaagaaaaaaataattataaataaataattccttCGTATATTCATTTTTGTTAGAAGTAgcttaaaaaagatgaaataggcaaaaaaaaaaaaacacacaaaaaaaatatatatatatatatatatatatataaaaatatatataaagatatataatataattatatatattatgtaaaacgtAGAAGAGCTAtaatagaatgaatatcttcgcaatacaagagatgtatttaacggtatcaaatatatcttatattttaaagaacttaaattattctttattgtgaagatgattatatatacatacaccatatatatgttgtaaaagataaagaaaaaaacacatacatatcagtgaatgtgtaatatatatataatatatatatatatatatatatatatatatatatatatatatataataatatataatatatttgaagataattaatatcatccatctactatctactatctgtctatataaaacacaaatattacCCCTATAtgttatgtctatgtctatatctatctgtatattataatatatatatatatatatatatatatatatatatatatatatatatatatatatacacacatgtgtgtgtgtgtgtgtgtgtgtgtggttgtgtgtgtatatgtgtgtgtgcgtgagagagagagagagaagagagagagagagagagagagagagagagagagagcaagagagagagagagagagagagagagagagagagagagagagagagagagagaggacgattaGGGGTGAGGCGTTAAATGATGGCGAGCGGGGATCAGAGAGCGAGAGTAGCAGATATTAGTGGAGAAAAtaatggaagagaaaataaaatgaaacgttaaacatttacatgtacatgtacagaacacatatatttaaatatgcgcaaggaaaagaaaaaaatctatatatgtgtatatgtatatacatatacatatatatatatatatatatatatatatataatatatatatatatatatatatatatatatgtgtgtgtgtgtatatgtaaacacacatgcgcacaaacacacatacatatatataatcatatatttacacTAAGGCACGCGGGGTCATACACGCTCAAACATACAGCCATAAAaatgcaattttatattttaaacaatggaaacgatatatatgatatatgtatatatatatatatatatatatatatatatatatatatatatatatatatatatatatatataaactcgtaTCATAGAACACCATTTTCAAAACAATGAAAACAGGTCATTGACCTTGGCAATGTTCTTTCATATAAGAAGCTCGCACACCAAATATAGCACAGTGAGTAAGTGTACAAAAACTTGTCCGAAAGAGTTGGTATATAAGGACATCAGTTCAGAAATCATCATTCATTCCTTGTGATATTACAATCATGAACACCAAGGCAAGTAGAAATCCCTTGCCTGAAATTGATGTTATCTTATAGCGATGCATttaattacagaaaataaaaagtttatgtCATAGACTAATGACAAAATATTAATTTCAGGTCTTCATCCTGCTCGGTCTGGCAGCCGTGGTTGCTGCCGACAGCCGTGAGATTTTCTCTTACGGACCTCCCCGGGTGAGTGACTTGGGTGAAAGGGTGAAActaatgaagggaagggaagatgttTTTCTATTATGTTTTGCTTATTTCACTGTTAATCCGAGTGATCACAAAGCAATCCAGTTTTCACGGATGATTACCGTattacaaacacacgtatattgACGGCAagttctctctcttatataaattTGATTTTGTTAAGGATTCCTCCGAAGAGTCATTCGAATCCTACGAGTCGGGAGAAGCCAAGTACGACTTCAGTTATGCCGTTCAGCACGAAgactccggcaacgacttcggccacgaggaagcccgtgacggtgaacacactcagggatcctactacgtgagGCTTCCCGACACCCGTCTGCAGAGCGTCAAGTacttcgtggacggcgactccggctacgtggctgaggtcaactacgagggcgaggctcgtttCCCCGACTCCTACGAGTCTGCTTCCTTCGAGTCCCGCGAGTACAGGCCACCAAGGCCAGTCTACACCTATGGCTCCAACGAGTCAAAGTAAATTATCCAATTCTTCATCAGTGGATCTTGATCGCGGACATGGATTTTTTGATGacaaatatttattgtatatttattacaaaattaaaCATGAAAGCACGAATGcatgatttttaaataataccCAAGGACACAGATACTAGAAATCAGTATACTCTGCTAACGTAACGGACACCACTAAACCATTACATCATTACACCTTAGGAAATGCCGTTATATAAATTCTGTACatgttttagaaatatataacagGTAAGAATAAGCATTAAGTGTCAGCTAATTAGaatcaagaatcgaaaaaaacatcatataCATGCAAGAACAGAAGGTCAGTCTAGACTaattaatgagtgtgtgtgtgtgtttgtttgtatatgtgtgtgaatctatacatgaatatatatatatatatatatatatatatatatatatatatatatatatatatatatatatatatatatatacatatgatacacacacacacacacacacacacacatgcatatatatataatatatatatatatatatatatatatatatatatatatataatatataatatatatatattacatatatatatatatatatatatatatatatatatatatatattgtgtgtgtgtgtgtggtgtgtgtgtgtgtgtgtgtgtgtgtgtgtgtgtgtgtgtttataatatacctatatgtatatatttatatatctatctatatatctatctatatctatatctatctatccatccatctatctatctatctatctatctatctatctatctatatctatatctacatctatctatctatctatccatctatctatctatctataggcaAGCATGCacgaatttatatatagatgtaatgatgtgtgtgtgtgggcgtgagtgagtatatatggatgttaatatattaaattttttgcatttatatataaatatatacatatatgtattataaatatctatctatttatctatctatctatctatttatctatctatctatctatctatttatctatctatctatctatataaatatatatacacacacatatactcacacactcatgaagttaaaatatgaaatactacTAAAAGGAAACAGAAGCAGTCAACAAACTTTGACAGTGTAATTCAGTCGACAAACAAATCTAAGCACCAATTAttgcacacataaaaaatatcttaGTTGGGTAGCTTTGCAATATATAAGCGACATATTAGAGCCTTCATCATACATTCTTTGATACTTTGAGAAGCAAGAATCATGAACAATAAAGTACGTAGAAACCAACGCCCCTAAGGTGTTTTTGATATGATCTGAGAAAcgcaaggaaaaaataatgatcacacATGAAATAATGTCCTTCCCGTATTCATTCTCCTTGGTCTGACAGCCATCACTGCTGACGACAGCTGTGAGATCTTATCCTATGGGCCTCCTCGGGTAAATATTTTACGATTCTACTGAACTGTTTGAAGTGAGGCTAAAAACGTAGATGGACaataggcaacacacacacacacacacacacacacacatatatattcatgctgaCAAACGTAGAAGAGGTATGAataggaatgaatatcttcgcaatacaagatatgtatttaaccggtatcaaatatatcttatatttctgAAGGAACCGGTTAaattcatctcttgtattgtgaagatgttcattcctattcatacctttctacatacacacccacacacatatatatgttcataacaccccccccccccctcaacaaagacacacagaaacacacacacatacatatacacgtgaatgtgtgtatatatatatatatatatatatatatatatatatatatatatatatatatatatatatatatatatatatatgtatgtatgtatatttctctgaatatatatttacatatctatccatctatctatctacctatctgtctacacatacacacacacgcacacacatatctacccacctttatatgtttatgtctatgtctatatctatctgtatatatatatatatatatatatatatatatatatatatatatatatatatacacatatatatatatatatatatatatatatatatatatatatatatatgatcgattATTGATAAATACCTTTAATTGAATAAATCCGTTATATTATCAGGAAACGTCATTCAATCGAGTCCTTTGAATCAGGAGAAGCCAAGTACGACTTCAGTTATGCCATTCAGCACGAcgactccggcaacgacttcggccaCGAGGAAGCCCGTGACGGCGACcacactcagggatcctactacgtgagGCTTCCCGACACCCGTCTGCAGAGCGTCAAGTacttcgtggacggcgactccggctacgtggctgaggtcagctacgagggcgaggctcgtttCCCCGACTCCTTCGAGTCCCGGGAGTACAGGCCACCAAGGCCAGTCTACACCTACGGCTCCAACGAGTCCAATTAAATTCTTAAATTCTTCAAAGGTTTATTACGATCGCgaccactgatttttttttatgtcaaatatttattgtatatttattacaaaatgaAACATGGAAGCAcgaaaacatgatttttttttttaatgccaaaggACTACCAGTATTAcaaataaattgttatatatatatatatatatatatatatatatatatatatatatatatatatatatatatatatatatatgtatatatatatgtatatatatatatatatatatatatgagatttggTACGGAGCGCCACTTCATGATATGTCATGCTGTGTGTCCGATTCCTCTTAAACAGCAGAAATCATTGCAACTGAAAAAGAGACAGATGACAGGATCTTCAACAAGTTAAATGCAAAATGAAATCAACGATACGACAGTCCTcatcacaaaacaacaacaacaacaacaacaaaaaaatacaaatgtctaCAACTCCTTCATTAAAAACCATCCAAATCCTTGATCGCTTGCCTTTTCACTTTCCCCCATAATAACCACCAAAGAGACTATAACAAAGTGGTAACAAACTACGTATCAAAGAATTTACTCGTTACTTACTTAAAGAGGTaatgatatctttatttttttttaaaagctgtgCTTGCGAATGTTTCCCGTTTGTGGATTTGTACCCTAgaccggtattttttttttacaaagttgttGCGCAACTTATGCAAAAGTCGTAAgcgatgattttatattttatagagaatTGGtagaaattcaaaaaataatttcatcattCTACCTGATACATTAATTTTATCAAATTAATGTGAAAAACTAAGTAATACACGAGTATTTTAGCCAACAATTCTGTtgcaatatacagaaaaaaatgttaaacaaaCGAAATTTGTTGTCAGTTTGTTAACACTTAGGTAAGACCATTTAACCCGGAGAAACTGttctaaaaacgaaaaaaagcaacCTATATTGTACGCGATTTAATTATAAGTGCAAGTAACTATAAATTCATTAGTTTGCCTTATATTCCTTAATTTAGTGACAAATATAATCACACTTCAAACTTACACCCTAATGCTCTATTCTTAACATATACTACGAGTAACATGTCCCAGTAGTCATTTCTTGAAAATACTCAGAACAAAAAGCATCGTCAAACCCGTCTAATAAGATAGTCTAGAGTCTCATCTGATTACCGTGCTAGATATTAGGCtattgtatataaacaatatctatgttatctatatatgtgtatatatgcaatatatgtatatataatatatatatatattgatatatatacctagtatatatatgcgcacaaccacacacacacacacacacacacacacaatatattattatatatatatatgtacatatatagacatatgtattatgtaatatacaatatatatatgcacctgtatatatatatatgtgtgtgtgtgtgtgtgtgtgtgtgtgtgtgtgcgtgtgtgtttgtgtttgcatgtatatctttttatactttcatagctgtatctacatatttacaaatatttgtttatctatctagttattcATCTATCGCTGCTtcttttatctacctatatatgtaataagGACGTGCATGTACGGAAAGGGCAAGCGTTATGTACATTCAAGTAAAAATAATTTAGACTATATTCATGTGACTGCTCTTGACAAGCAACTCGTTGACAAACAACTCCATGGACCAAGCACTGcacgaaaatgaatataaaaaacgtGCCCCAGTTGTTAAGCACTGCTGTTAGAGCTTTCAGCATTCATTCCTTAAGAATAAGTCGTGAACACTAAGGTAGGTAGGTATCTGGTGTTTCAAAACGGATGTTTAGAGTAAGATAGTATCTTCAAACATTCTGCTACTACCTCTAAAATTAGTTAGTCACGTATTTTGGTATCTGaatattttgatgaaaaaaaataatgataatgatcatgcagACAAATAATGTCTTCCCCGTAGGTCTTTATTCTCCTAGTTTACATTTTTTGAAACATCCTAAACCTGCTGTAATAT
Coding sequences within it:
- the LOC119596804 gene encoding pro-resilin-like, with protein sequence MNTKVFILLGLAAVVAADSREIFSYGPPRDSSEESFESYESGEAKYDFSYAVQHEDSGNDFGHEEARDGEHTQGSYYVRLPDTRLQSVKYFVDGDSGYVAEVNYEGEARFPDSYESASFESREYRPPRPVYTYGSNESK
- the LOC119596654 gene encoding cuticle protein 18.6-like → MIAPAEGQTRLQIPVLKTEWAGSAPEASCLLAYLALRYEGALIATSRSFESYESGEAKYDFSYAVQHEDSGNDFGHEEARDGDHTQGSYYVRLPDTRLQSVKYFVDGDSGYVAEVSYEGEARFPDSFESREYRPPRPVYTYGSNESN